TTTGATACAAAAGGTGAGATTATTGAATCCTATTCACCTGCTGATGGCGCCTTGATTGGTAAAATCAAACAAGCAACTGCTGATGATTATGAAAAAATCATCAAAACTGCTGAAGCCGCTTTCAAAACCTGGAGGATGATGCCTGCTCCAAAAAGAGGTGAAATTGTCCGACAAATCGGTGATCAATTGCGTCAATACAAAGAACCTCTTGGTAAGCTCGTTTCCTATGAAATGGGTAAAATTTACCAGGAAGGATTAGGAGAAGTTCAGGAGATGATTGACATCTGTGATTTTGCTGTGGGTTTATCCCGACAGCTCCATGGATTCACGATGCATAGCGAACGTCCGAAACACAGAATGTACGAACAATACCATCCGCTTGGTATTGTCGGTGTGATTTCAGCCTTCAACTTCCCTGTTGCTGTCTGGTCCTGGAATGCGATGCTGGCAATGGTTTGCGGTGATGTGGTTGTATGGAAGCCAAGTTCTAAAGTAATGCTTTGTGCTATCGCGGTTCACAACATTATTGTCGATGTTCTAAAAAAGAATAATGTTCCTGAAGGTGTTGTCAATCTCGTTGCCGGCGGATCAAAATATGTGGGAGATAATTTCCTTGCTGACAAACGCGTGCCACTTATTTCCGCTACCGGTTCCACACGAGTAGGAAAGCGAGTTGGTGCAATCGTTGGCGAACGTCTTGGTCGTAGCTTGCTTGAACTGGGAGGAAACAACGCGATTATCATTACTGAAAATGCAGATCTTGACATGGCCTTGCGTGCCGTTCTTTTTGGCTCAGTAGGAACTGCCGGTCAACGCTGTACTTCAACACGTCGTTTGATCATTCATGAATCTGTTTATGAAACCTTCAAATCAAAACTGGTAAAAGCCTACGGGCATATTCCGATCGGCCATCCGCTGGATTCAAAAACACTGGTTGGTCCGCTCATCGACAAAGGTGCGGTTCAGGATTTCCTGAATGCAATTGAAAATGTAAAAAAACAAGGTGGAAAAATTCTCCTTGGCGGAAGCGTGGTAACCGGTGACGGTTATGAAAGCGGATGCTACGTGAACCCTTGTATCGCTGAAGTAAACGGCAACCTGGACATCGTTTGCCACGAAACATTCGCTCCATTGCTGTATTTGATGAAATACAAAAACATGGATGAAGCAATTGAATTACACAACGGCGTACCACAAGGATTATCATCAGCTATCTTCTCAAGAAATATGCTTGAAACCGAACGCTTCCTTTCTCACGAAGGTAGCGACTGCGGTATCGCTAATGTGAACATCGGAACATCCGGTGCTGAAATCGGTGGCGCTTTCGGTGGTGAAAAAGAAACTGGTGGTGGTCGTGAATCAGGTTCCGACTCCTGGAAAGTATATATGCGCCGACAAACGAATACGATCAACTTTAGCACTGAACTTCCGCTTGCTCAGGGAATTAAATTTGATACAGGAGAATAAAATTAATTTCTGCTTAAAAAAAAAGATGCCAGTAATCACTGGCATCTTTTTTTATTTATATACCCAACTTATTTATCCCGATCTTAATCCATTATTATTATTTTGCCCTGCCACGATAAAGCGCCACAGTTGATTCTGCCATAATAAATTCCATCAGATAATCCTTTAAGCTGAATTTTCCCATTGGGCACTCCGGTAATATCATGAACCAGCACAATCTCCCCATGCACATCTGTCAGGATAAATTGTGCAGGATTATTTGTAAATGAATTATCAAAATTATAATACAATGCGTTTGTAACCGGATTCGGATAGACGCTGCCGGTCAAAGAAAAATCAAGATCATTAACATTCATGAGTGTAGAACAAATTGTGGTGTCAGCGCTTCCGTGGTTTTCCGGCAGAGGCAATGATGAAACATTTATAATCAGAGTGTCAGCAACGGTTGGTCCTGAAATTATATTAATGGTGCTTGGCAGTCTTCTGAAAACCGGATTCAGTTGATTACAATTGCCACCCGGGTCCAGTGATGATATTTCAACAGCGATATCAAACCAACCGGTAACTGAATAATCCGTAATTCCACTTAGCATTACCACGGAATTTTCAAGCAATTCAAAAGAATAGGCATCCTCCTCCTGTCCGGCATTTCCCCATGCCCAATTTCCAATTAAATTACCGGATGTGTCCACCTGCATCAGCATCATGTCATTGAGTCCGGTGATGTCAACCGAGGAAGTGCTACCACAAAACAAATATGTTCCGTCTTGCAAAATTTTCATATCAAAAGCGTGATCGTCCCCTTGCTCACCATAAGTATAAATCCATCTCATGTTACCTACACTATCTGTACGAATTAAAAGCGCGTCATTGATGACGAGATTATCAGCATTGGTTGCTCCGGCAATTATGAACCCATGATCCTGAGTTTCCAATACACGACTCAAAGAACATTTCGAAAACGCAGGAGATGTATTGTATTTTTTTGACCACAAGAAATTTCCAATGCTGTCAATTTTTACAAGATATACTGAACTGTAATAATTTCCCACGCGTGAATTTCCTCCTATCAGATAACCCCCATCCGATGTTCGTTCCGCATGTATCGGTATGTCGAATTCATTGGTACCATAAGTATGGTTCCATAATACATCCCCGTTAAGATCAAGACGGATAACCGCGAAATCATAGTCGGTCCCGTTATCTGTTTCACAAATTAAAAGGAAGCCTCCGGGAACCGAACGAATACAATGCGCGACTTCAGATCCCGTGATGGTATATCTTTTTTTCCATAATACATTTCCGGAATCGTCAATCTTGAAAACTTCGAGTTCATTGGGAAAGTTGGGCAATTTTCTGATCGTCCCACAAACCACAAATGCGCTATCTTCGGTTGACTCAACCCAATAAAGTTCTTCCAGACTTGCAGAGCCAACAGTCTTGCTCCACAGTACATTTCCACTGCGATCCAATTTTAGTATATAATTATCCGATGTGTCTAGGGTTCCCGAACCAAAGCTTTCTGTAGACCCTACAATGATTACATCTCCGTCTTTTGTAACTGTGCTGTTGTATGCATAATCATTGTTTCCACCTCCAAAGTTTTTTGTTATGCTTGATAATTGAGCACTCGTTCGATTAAATTGTATCAATAAAGTGACAACCAAAAGAGTTTTGAATACGGAAGAATTGATGAATGGGCTCATAACGTTTTATACTTCGCACTAAGAAAAGTAAAAAACAGCGTTGCTATTATTAATTCACACTATTTAACACGAACACTAAGATGAAAAAACAGAAGCTTTGTTAAAAAACCCATTCAGCCGAATAAAAAAGGCTGAATGGGTGTACTAAATCGAATAAAATGAAAACCCGAATCACAAATAAAAATTATTGATGAATCACATTACCTGAGCCGACGATGTGTGTGACTAACCCGGGCGAGCCGGTAAAGTATACATTGCCGCTTCCACTGATTGTCACATCAAGATTATCAAAAGCGCTTACCTCACAATCTCCGGAACCGGACACTGTCACTTTTGTGTTTTTACTTTTTAAATTATAACTGCGCACATCTCCTGAACCGGAAATGGTATGCTCAGCGTAAACTGAAGCACCACTCAATAAAATATTTCCGGAACCGGAAACTGTGGTACGAACATCCATGGTATCCAGAGCAAGATCTACTTTTCCTGAACCGCTCAGACTCACATTCATCACACTTCCATTAAGAGTTCCTCTGCTCACAATTGTACCGGAACTCCTCAATTCAACAGTATTGTAAAGTGGCGAATGTACAGTAACCGTTACCCCATTATGATCATAACGCTGTCTGTAATCACTGAAACGAATAGACAGGCGGCCAGCCAGTACTTCTGTTTCGATTTCCGGAAGAATATTATCCTCGCCATACATTTCAATAAAACTATTTCCATCCTGGACCAGATTCACTCTGAAATTTTCATCAAGCTCTACTTTTGTAAAAGCAGGTAGCTCTCTTTGCACAGTTGTAAAATTGCCTGACCCGTTCAATTCCTTTTTGCAAGAGGAAAATGCGAGAATTGTAAAGAATAAAATTGCAGTCTTAATTGTTTTCATTGTGTGGGGTGGTTTTATGGCCACAAAAATGAAATGTATCCCCCCAACCTGTTCTGGAATTTGCTCGAAACGTAGAAAATTATGTTTGAAATGCTGTTTTTTGCCGATCGACCCGAATCCGGAAATAGCTTATTTTAGCACATCTTTGAGTTTTAACTCAAATCACCATGAGTCAATGATAGAAATCAGAGAAGCAACAATTCATGACATTGATCAAATCGCGTTTCTCTTCGATCAATATCGTATTTTTTACAAAAAGACTTCCGATCCGGAAGGGGCAAAAAAATTTATATCTGATCGATTTAATAAAAAGGAATCTGTAATTTTTATTGCAGTTGATACAATCCAAATTATCGGATTCGTTCAATTGTATCCTCTTTTTTCCTCCACACGAATGAAAAGACTTTGGCTTCTGAACGACTTGTTCGTTTCTTCCGAACACCGGGGTTTAGGTTATTCTGTGCAATTGATAGAAAAATGCAAATCCTTTTGTCTCGAAACAGGAGCTTGCGGTTTAATTCTTGAAACTGCGATTGATAATGCAATTGGAAACAACTTGTACCCCGGAACCGGCTTTACACTTGACAAAGAGTTTAACCGGTATTATTGGGACGTGTGATAATTGAACGGAAATTTCTAACTATGATTTTCAAAAAATAAATTCAGCAGCCCTATTTTCTTAAATTTGTTTTCATGAATAAATACCTTCTCATTGTTTTATTGTTCTGCAGTCAATTTACCAAAGGACAAATCCTATCCGGAATGTGGAGAGGGGAAATTGAGCTAAACGACTCTACAGTTTTACCTTTTAATTTTCAGGCATTCAGTCGGAATCTGGACATTATGAATGGTGAAGAACGAATTCATGTCAAAGACATCACCGTAGTCAACGACTCCGTTTTAATTCAACTTCCGGTTTTCAATTCTGAGTTTCGATGTAAAATGACAGACAAAACTCTCCGGGGATATTTTTTCAATTACACACGAAAAACTAACAACATCCTGTCATTTAATGCCACACAAAATTTATCTTACCGTTTCACTGAGCACCCTGTTCCACCTCGTTCCAATCTTAGTGGTCGCTGGGAAGTTATATTCGACGATGAAGATCCTGGGTCAAAAATGGCTGTAGGCATTTTTCAGCAACACGAAAATTCTCTTACCGGTACTTTTCTGACAACAACGGGCGACTATCGTTATCTCGAAGGGGAAGTATCTGGAAATAAACTATCATTGTCAGCCTTTGATGGCTCTCATGCTTTTCTCTTTTATGCTACGATCCTTGAGAATGGAACCTTGCGCGGCGATTTTTATTCGGGATCCCATTTTCATGAAACCTGGAGCGCTTTCCGTAATGATAGTGCGGAACTTCCCGATGCAGAATCACTCACGTTTATAAAACCGGGATATGATAAGTTGAATTTTAAATTTCCTGATGAGAATGGCGACTCTATCTCAATAAGTGATTCACGATTTCAAAACAAAGTTGTAATTGTAACACTCACTGGAACCTGGTGTCCAAACTGTATGGATGAGACGAAATTTCTGGTTGATTTTTATTCACAATACAGATCAAAAAGCGTTGAAATTATAGCACTCGATTTTGAAAGAGTCCTCGATTCCGCATCGGTAAAACGCAGTATTGATAAATTAAAAAAACAAATGGGAGTTGAATATCCGGTTTTGTTTGCCGGCACAAATGACAGAACATCCGCAGCCAAAAGCCTGCCAATGCTAAATCACATTCTAGGCTATCCAACTACAATTTTTATTGATAAAAAAGGAAATGTTAGAAAAATTCACACCGGATTTTCCGGACCTGCAACCGGCAATGATTATACTCGGTTCAAAGAATCATTTATTCGGTTCATTGACAAATTAATTGCAGAATAATCTATCTTTCAAAGGTCGTTTATTTTACTTTTTTCAAACATATTTCCTGAAATTAATTTTCAAATGCGGATTCTTCTCAATCTTCATTTGAGGGCAAAATAATATTTGTATCTTACGGTCATATAATCTCTAAATGGCCAAGGTAACATTCAACAACAAAAACAGCGTCTTCTATGATTCTCTCAAAACCAAGGTCGATGCCTACTTCAAAACAAAAAATATAGCACGTACAGGTAATATTCATCTTTTCATAAAAACATTAGTTCTGGTACCACTGGCAGTAGTAAT
The sequence above is drawn from the Bacteroidota bacterium genome and encodes:
- a CDS encoding aldehyde dehydrogenase family protein, producing MKTDTIVANEYGIADVLKTLGIKETNAGACTGTQWFDTKGEIIESYSPADGALIGKIKQATADDYEKIIKTAEAAFKTWRMMPAPKRGEIVRQIGDQLRQYKEPLGKLVSYEMGKIYQEGLGEVQEMIDICDFAVGLSRQLHGFTMHSERPKHRMYEQYHPLGIVGVISAFNFPVAVWSWNAMLAMVCGDVVVWKPSSKVMLCAIAVHNIIVDVLKKNNVPEGVVNLVAGGSKYVGDNFLADKRVPLISATGSTRVGKRVGAIVGERLGRSLLELGGNNAIIITENADLDMALRAVLFGSVGTAGQRCTSTRRLIIHESVYETFKSKLVKAYGHIPIGHPLDSKTLVGPLIDKGAVQDFLNAIENVKKQGGKILLGGSVVTGDGYESGCYVNPCIAEVNGNLDIVCHETFAPLLYLMKYKNMDEAIELHNGVPQGLSSAIFSRNMLETERFLSHEGSDCGIANVNIGTSGAEIGGAFGGEKETGGGRESGSDSWKVYMRRQTNTINFSTELPLAQGIKFDTGE
- a CDS encoding T9SS type A sorting domain-containing protein, encoding MSPFINSSVFKTLLVVTLLIQFNRTSAQLSSITKNFGGGNNDYAYNSTVTKDGDVIIVGSTESFGSGTLDTSDNYILKLDRSGNVLWSKTVGSASLEELYWVESTEDSAFVVCGTIRKLPNFPNELEVFKIDDSGNVLWKKRYTITGSEVAHCIRSVPGGFLLICETDNGTDYDFAVIRLDLNGDVLWNHTYGTNEFDIPIHAERTSDGGYLIGGNSRVGNYYSSVYLVKIDSIGNFLWSKKYNTSPAFSKCSLSRVLETQDHGFIIAGATNADNLVINDALLIRTDSVGNMRWIYTYGEQGDDHAFDMKILQDGTYLFCGSTSSVDITGLNDMMLMQVDTSGNLIGNWAWGNAGQEEDAYSFELLENSVVMLSGITDYSVTGWFDIAVEISSLDPGGNCNQLNPVFRRLPSTINIISGPTVADTLIINVSSLPLPENHGSADTTICSTLMNVNDLDFSLTGSVYPNPVTNALYYNFDNSFTNNPAQFILTDVHGEIVLVHDITGVPNGKIQLKGLSDGIYYGRINCGALSWQGKIIIMD
- a CDS encoding DUF2807 domain-containing protein; this encodes MKTIKTAILFFTILAFSSCKKELNGSGNFTTVQRELPAFTKVELDENFRVNLVQDGNSFIEMYGEDNILPEIETEVLAGRLSIRFSDYRQRYDHNGVTVTVHSPLYNTVELRSSGTIVSRGTLNGSVMNVSLSGSGKVDLALDTMDVRTTVSGSGNILLSGASVYAEHTISGSGDVRSYNLKSKNTKVTVSGSGDCEVSAFDNLDVTISGSGNVYFTGSPGLVTHIVGSGNVIHQ
- a CDS encoding GNAT family N-acetyltransferase, whose translation is MIEIREATIHDIDQIAFLFDQYRIFYKKTSDPEGAKKFISDRFNKKESVIFIAVDTIQIIGFVQLYPLFSSTRMKRLWLLNDLFVSSEHRGLGYSVQLIEKCKSFCLETGACGLILETAIDNAIGNNLYPGTGFTLDKEFNRYYWDV
- a CDS encoding TlpA family protein disulfide reductase encodes the protein MNKYLLIVLLFCSQFTKGQILSGMWRGEIELNDSTVLPFNFQAFSRNLDIMNGEERIHVKDITVVNDSVLIQLPVFNSEFRCKMTDKTLRGYFFNYTRKTNNILSFNATQNLSYRFTEHPVPPRSNLSGRWEVIFDDEDPGSKMAVGIFQQHENSLTGTFLTTTGDYRYLEGEVSGNKLSLSAFDGSHAFLFYATILENGTLRGDFYSGSHFHETWSAFRNDSAELPDAESLTFIKPGYDKLNFKFPDENGDSISISDSRFQNKVVIVTLTGTWCPNCMDETKFLVDFYSQYRSKSVEIIALDFERVLDSASVKRSIDKLKKQMGVEYPVLFAGTNDRTSAAKSLPMLNHILGYPTTIFIDKKGNVRKIHTGFSGPATGNDYTRFKESFIRFIDKLIAE